A single window of Nicotiana tomentosiformis chromosome 1, ASM39032v3, whole genome shotgun sequence DNA harbors:
- the LOC104110978 gene encoding large ribosomal subunit protein P1-like, giving the protein MSIGEIACTYACLILNDEDIPITAEKISSIVKAANVTVEPYWPLLFAKLSEKRNLSDLIMNVGAGGGGAAVAVAAPTGGAAAGGGAAAAPAAEEKKEEPKEESDDDMGFSLFD; this is encoded by the exons ATGTCGATCGGAGAAATCGCTTGTACCTACGCATGTTTGATCCTCAACGATGAGGACATTCCTATCACT GCAGAGAAGATTTCTAGTATTGTAAAAGCAGCAAATGTCACCGTGGAGCCTTACTGGCCGCTCTTGTTCGCCAAGCTTTCTGAGAAGAGAAATCTCTCAGATCTCATCATGAATGTTGGTGCCGGCGGCGGTGGTGCTGCCGTAGCCGTAGCTGCCCCCACTGGTGGTGCCGCCGCTGGTGGTGGTGCTGCAGCTGCTCCTGCCGCTGAGGAAAAGAAG GAGGAGCCAAAGGAAGAAAGTGATGATGATATGGGATTCAGTTTGTTCGATTAG